The proteins below are encoded in one region of Oreochromis niloticus isolate F11D_XX linkage group LG6, O_niloticus_UMD_NMBU, whole genome shotgun sequence:
- the LOC109202591 gene encoding uncharacterized protein LOC109202591, whose product MDGVHAFLVVLLGALSSSQDLRNASVIEMRVRPGENITLYCDCKSSVGVYIVWYRNCSHEKQPSLVLKTWLHLKYRVPHSDYQSAYFHLLNPFPDFHLVKNNFSQSYDLLITNITETDEGLYYCGTEQLKVKEEEKIIQEHVHTYSNITTKIVLHKDSDSTDSSPCSDSCVSSVVSRMMVLTPACSIFLSFISFVFVYQLCEKTEKGLKIHQKITRQYEDEDLCLTEVLFGAQDGYKHQ is encoded by the exons ATGGACGGGGTGCATGCATTTCTGGTTGTTCTTTTAG GAGCTTTATCTTCCAGTCAAGATCTGAGAAATGCA tcgGTGATAGAGATGAGAGTCAGACCAGGAGAAAACATCACTCTCTACTGTGATTGTAAATCATCAGTTGGAGTCTACATAGTGTGGTACAGGAATTGTTCTCATGAGAAGCAGCCTTCCCTGGTATTAAAAACCTGGCTTCATCTGAAATATCGTGTCCCACACTCAGATTATCAGTCTGCTTACTTCCATCTCCTGAATCCATTTCCTGATTTTCATCTGGTAAAGAACAATTTCTCTCAATCTTATGACCTGCTGATCACAAACATCACTGAGACTGATGAGGGCCTTTACTACTGTGGAACTGAACAGCTCAAGGttaaggaagaagaaaaaattatCCAAGAACATGTGCACACATATAGTAATATCACAACGAAAATCGTGCTTCATAAGGATTCTG ACTCCACTGACTCCAGTCCTTGCTCTGACTCCTGTGTTTCCAGTGTTGTGTCCAGGATGATGGTGCTTACTCCAGCATGTTCTATTTTCCTTTCCTTTATCTCCTTTGTATTTGTTTATCAACTGTGTGAAAAAACAG AAAAAGGACTTAAAATTCATCAGAAAATAACAAGACAGTATGAG GATGAAGACTTGTGTTTAACAGAAGTCTTGTTCGGGGCTCAGGATGGATATAAACATCAAtag
- the LOC109202629 gene encoding uncharacterized protein LOC109202629, whose translation MERLHILLVLLLGHRWIFGSVVNVTVRSGENITLYCDCKILTDEIIMWYRNCTHENQPPLVLEKEKDPFKPTSGRATLVNFLPRFHFVENQSASSYDLLIMNISDSDEGLYYCGTEQSQSVGGNKHKYIYGYSNATTRIRFNSSDQISTDHPTLQECSICWKLLFVLCPTFAVLSSLLVSLLVHRLCQKTDDQQRFETSGRTRRNQDEDVFYATMETRQAAHRSKKITDSSDICTYSAINTSGI comes from the exons ATGGAGCGGCTTCACATTCTTCTTGTCCTTCTTTTAG gACATCGTTGGATTTTTGGCTCAGTGGTGAATGTGACAGTGAGATCAGGAGAAAACATTACTCTGTACTGTGACTGTAAAATATTGACTGATGAAATTATTATGTGGTACAGAAACTGTACACATGAAAATCAGCCTCCTCTTGTtctagaaaaagaaaaggatccGTTCAAACCCACCAGTGGCCGTGCCACTCTAGTGAATTTTCTACCTCGCTTCCATTTTGTAGAAAACCAGTCCGCTAGTTCCTATGATCTGCTGATCATGAatatttctgattctgatgaggGCCTCTATTACTGTGGAACTGAGCAGTCACAATCAGTGGGtggaaataaacacaaatatattTATGGATATAGCAATGCTACAACACGGATCCGATTCA ACTCCAGTGACCAAATTTCAACTGATCACCCAACTCTACAAGAGTGCAGCATATGTTGGAAGCTGCTGTTCGTCCTGTGTCCAACTTTTGCTGTTCTGTCCTCTCTTCTTGTCTCCCTTCTTGTTCATCGCCTCTGCCAGAAAACAG ATGATCAGCAGAGATTTGAAACTAGTGGCAGAACAAGAAGGAATCAG GATGAAGATGTGTTTTATGCTACAATGGAAACCCGTCAAGCAGCACACAGATCAAAGAAGATAACCGATAGTTCTGACATCTGCACCTATTCTGCTATCAACACCTCTGGCATATAG